A region from the Vicia villosa cultivar HV-30 ecotype Madison, WI linkage group LG3, Vvil1.0, whole genome shotgun sequence genome encodes:
- the LOC131658575 gene encoding uncharacterized protein LOC131658575, which yields MDNNVTVDQGATRRTHTYTFHREGMVQLGQLGELVTGHNETVFSGNYGNILSLLYSRVDEWALSTLLQFYDPDIRCFTFSDYQLAPTLEEYSCLLNIKIQHRVPFVCVPERPRLDYIANALYLSLGGVHDNWKKNGDTHGFYMSFLVEKAQEFADKGIWETFNAILAALIYGIVMFPNIHKFVDLAAICLFMDKNPIPTLLADTYYSIHSRHGKRGAIRGCLPLLYKWFKSHLPASGPFVTSTQKWSQRIMGLTANDIVWYQFRTGISEVIIRCGNFGNVPLIGTKGCINYNPILALRQLGYTMKSGPSDREIYQSVYFEKGADLVALEEIRKAWNNIHIGERSTLGAKNAIAMEPYTDWVKERVKTLLLPFPRVPLLYAQPPKISETMVSRERFDQVRVANLRLKEKDRDMDLKRYFLKQTKNELARELKTLKGESSQARKRVRTEKDGKAVVAPTEDPQKVIEKAIKEEKEKLRREYQEDLKAHKLRLEKETKSPPDLLDGVSIVLYIETLLLVFEPTRLRGLL from the coding sequence ATGGATAACAACGTGACCGTCGATCAAGGAGCTACAAGGCGCACACACACTTATACTTTCCATCGCGAGGGTATGGTTCAATTGGGACAATTGGGTGAATTGGTCACTGGTCATAATGAAACAGTGTTCAGTGGCAACTATGGCAACATATTATCTCTTCTGTACTCGCGTGTCGACGAATGGGCCTTatctactcttcttcagttctacGACCCAGATATCCGTTGTTTCACATTTTCAGATTATCAGCTAGCTCCCACTCTCGAAGAGTACTCTTGCCTCCTcaacatcaagattcaacacagagTGCCTTTTGTTTGTGTCCCAGAGAGACCTAGGTTGGATTacattgccaacgctctttatttgagcttggGAGGTGTTCATGATAACTGGAAGAAGAATGGTGATACACATGGCTTCTACATGAGTTTCCTGGTTGAAAAAGCTCAAGAATTTGCTGACAAAGGAATATGGGAGACTTTCAATGCTATTTTGGCCGCTCTAATCTATGGAATTGTGATGTTTCCcaacattcacaagttcgttgattTGGCTGCTATATGTCTTTTTATGGACAAGAATCCAATACCCACCCTATTGGCTGACACATATTATTCTATTCACTCTCGGCATGGTAAAAGGGGGGCTATTCGAGGTTGCTTGCCGCTGTTATATAAATGGTTCAAATCTCACTTGCCTGCTAGTGGTCCGTTTGTTACCTCTACTCAGAAATGGTCTCAGAGGATCATGGGACTTACTGCAAACGATATCGTATGGTATCAATTCCGAACAGGCATATCTGAAGTCATTATTAGGTGCGGAAACTTTGGTAACGTCCCGCTCATTGGGACAAAAGGATGTATTAACTACAACCCAATTCTAGCTCTTCGTCAGTTGGGTTATACCATGAAGAGTGGGCCTTCGGATAGGGAGATTTACCAATCCGTGTACTTTGAAAAGGGAGCTGACCTTGTAGCGCTTGAGGAAATCAGGAAAGCCTGGAATAACATTCATATAGGTGAGAGATCCACTCTGGGAGCCAAGAATGCCATTGCTATGGAGCCCTATACCGATTGGGTTAAGGAGAGAGTCAAGACACTTCTGTTACCATTCCCGAGGGTCCCCCTCTTGTATGCACAACCTCCGAAAATATCGGAAACTATGGTATCAAGGGAACGTTTTGATCAGGTCCGCGTCGCCAATTTGAGACTGAAAGAGAAAGATAGGGATATGGATTTGAAGCGCTATTTCCTTAAACAGACAAAGAATGAACTGGCCCGTGAACTTAAAACTCTCAAAGGAGAGTCTTCTCAAGCCAGGAAGAGGGTTAGAACTGAAAAGGACGGAAAAGCTGTTGTCGCTCCTACTGAAGATCCTCAAAAGGTTATAGAAAAGGCTataaaggaagaaaaagagaagCTCAGACGAGAGTATCAAGAAGACCTGAAAGCCCACAAGCTCCGACTGGAGAAAGAAACCAA